A window of the Microtus pennsylvanicus isolate mMicPen1 chromosome 4, mMicPen1.hap1, whole genome shotgun sequence genome harbors these coding sequences:
- the Eef1e1 gene encoding eukaryotic translation elongation factor 1 epsilon-1 isoform X1 produces the protein MAAAAELKLLEKSLGLRPGNKYSAQGERQVPVLQTNNGPSLMGLATIATHLVKLANKEHLLGSTPEEKAIVQQWLEYRVTRVDGHSSKEDTHTLLKDLNSYLEDKVYLAGFNFTLADILLYYGLHRFIVDLTVQEKESYLNVSRWFCHIQHYPDIRQHLSSVVFIKNRLYANSH, from the exons ATGGCGGCGGCCGCGGAGCTGAAGCTGCTGGAGAAGTCTCTGGGACTGAGGCCGGGGAATAAGTACAGCGCTCAGGGCGAGCGACAG gttccaGTTCTGCAAACAAACAATGGTCCCAGTCTAATGGGATTGGCTACCATCGCGACCCATCTAGTCAAGCTAGCCAATAAAGAACACTTGCTGGGGAGCACCCCAGAAGAGAAGGCAATCGTTCAGCAGTGGTTAGAGTACAGGGTCACCCGAGTGGATGGACACTCCAGCAAAGAAGACACCCACACTCTGCTGAAG gATCTTAATTCCTACCTTGAAGACAAAGTCTACCTTGCAGGATTTAACTTTACCTTGGCAGATATCCTTCTGTACTACGGGCTCCATCGCTTTATA GTTGACCTGACTGTTCAGGAAAAGGAGAGCTATCTGAATGTGTCCCGCTGGTTCTGTCACATTCAGCACTACCCCGACATCAGGCAACACCTGTCCAGTGTTGTCTTCATCAAGAACAGACTGTATGCTAACTCCCACTAG
- the Eef1e1 gene encoding eukaryotic translation elongation factor 1 epsilon-1 isoform X2, translated as MAAAAELKLLEKSLGLRPGNKYSAQGERQVPVLQTNNGPSLMGLATIATHLVKLANKEHLLGSTPEEKAIVQQWLEYRVTRVDGHSSKEDTHTLLKDLNSYLEDKVYLAGFNFTLADILLYYGLHRFIRQLTTCNVPVGTIN; from the exons ATGGCGGCGGCCGCGGAGCTGAAGCTGCTGGAGAAGTCTCTGGGACTGAGGCCGGGGAATAAGTACAGCGCTCAGGGCGAGCGACAG gttccaGTTCTGCAAACAAACAATGGTCCCAGTCTAATGGGATTGGCTACCATCGCGACCCATCTAGTCAAGCTAGCCAATAAAGAACACTTGCTGGGGAGCACCCCAGAAGAGAAGGCAATCGTTCAGCAGTGGTTAGAGTACAGGGTCACCCGAGTGGATGGACACTCCAGCAAAGAAGACACCCACACTCTGCTGAAG gATCTTAATTCCTACCTTGAAGACAAAGTCTACCTTGCAGGATTTAACTTTACCTTGGCAGATATCCTTCTGTACTACGGGCTCCATCGCTTTATA CGTCAGCTCACTACTTGCAATGTTCCAGTGGGCACTATTAACTGA